From a single Candidatus Izimaplasma bacterium HR1 genomic region:
- the plsC_2 gene encoding 1-acyl-sn-glycerol-3-phosphate acyltransferase, whose translation MLTLSLIVVNIVVAVFGVYQFDYKVDNVVNNPLVIILSIIIGTVIALIFALVYIEGFYLLVAKRKPINSKLMHALANQFMAVPLHVSNTRVKVIGRENLPKDPGFSIYSNHTSMMDIPVLMCNLRGYPVAFLAKKIVTRLFGIGKWTPALGCVSLDRENSRKGAEAIIQVIKNVKNGSTMVIFPEGTRTREIGSLIDFKPGSFKVALKSKAPLVPVTIVKANNFNIIKWPFAKKIKVVIHKPLPFDEFKGMNTQDLSNKVREVIESAL comes from the coding sequence ATGTTAACTTTATCATTAATAGTAGTAAATATAGTAGTAGCAGTTTTTGGAGTATATCAATTTGATTATAAAGTTGATAATGTTGTTAATAATCCATTAGTTATAATTTTAAGTATAATTATCGGGACAGTAATCGCTTTGATTTTTGCTCTTGTATATATTGAAGGATTCTATCTATTGGTTGCAAAAAGAAAACCAATTAATTCTAAATTAATGCACGCTTTAGCTAACCAATTTATGGCTGTGCCATTACATGTTAGTAATACACGTGTTAAAGTAATTGGTCGAGAAAATCTACCAAAAGATCCCGGATTTTCAATTTACTCCAATCACACTTCAATGATGGATATCCCCGTCTTAATGTGTAATCTCAGGGGTTATCCTGTTGCATTTTTGGCAAAGAAAATAGTAACTAGATTATTTGGTATTGGAAAATGGACTCCAGCTCTTGGATGTGTAAGTCTTGATCGAGAGAATTCAAGAAAAGGCGCTGAAGCAATTATTCAAGTTATTAAGAATGTTAAAAACGGTTCAACAATGGTTATATTTCCCGAGGGAACTAGAACTAGAGAAATCGGGAGTTTAATTGATTTTAAACCAGGTTCATTCAAAGTTGCATTGAAAAGTAAAGCTCCATTAGTCCCTGTAACAATTGTAAAGGCAAATAACTTCAATATTATAAAATGGCCATTCGCTAAAAAAATTAAAGTGGTAATTCATAAACCTTTACCATTTGATGAATTCAAAGGAATGAATACTCAGGATTTATCAAACAAAGTTAGAGAAGTAATCGAATCAGCACTATAA
- the mgsR gene encoding Regulatory protein MgsR — MLFIGYPKCSTSNKAKKWLNDNNIIFDLRDIKEENPQYEELKAWYEKSGLEIKKFFNTSGKLYREQGIKDLLKTLGSEELIHILSKDGMMVKRPILIDDNFVLVGFKEEVWRNTVLK; from the coding sequence ATGTTGTTTATTGGCTATCCTAAATGTTCAACCAGTAATAAAGCTAAAAAATGGCTGAATGATAATAATATAATTTTTGATCTAAGAGATATCAAAGAAGAGAATCCCCAATATGAAGAGTTAAAAGCGTGGTACGAGAAATCTGGATTAGAAATTAAGAAGTTTTTTAATACCAGTGGTAAATTGTATAGAGAACAAGGAATAAAAGACTTATTAAAAACTTTAGGTTCAGAAGAACTTATACATATATTATCTAAAGATGGTATGATGGTAAAGAGACCTATCTTAATAGATGATAATTTCGTCTTAGTTGGGTTTAAAGAAGAGGTATGGAGAAATACTGTATTAAAGTAA
- the yhjX gene encoding putative MFS-type transporter YhjX, whose translation MNYRIRNKWIVSFAAIMVQVAIGALYAWSLFNEPISEAFGVSKDVVVITYSVSLLSFALATILSGRLQLKIGPRFTTLMGGLLYTSGILLSSFATDPLMLYITYGVIAGAGVGFVYVCPLSTLVKWFPNRKGLVTGVATASFAIGGFVFKILIGNMFDIGDALYTNELVSSVFLTLAVIYGVMTIGGALLLDVPEKEIPVTKACKVQNWDHTTKDMLKTTNFYKLLLSDLLALMPGLLIIGLAKDIGTDFVGLEYGQAAGIVGLIALFNAGARLSSGIIADKIGALKVYRTMYFITIIALAILAFVPLSYPLFLLAILGIVLGYGSFLSLVPTIVGRLFGGKFFSANYSLIFQAYGIAALIGPIIKRESSSYNMTFMIAMGAAIAGLVVAMLIKDIKEDEVEVVCEELELAYNN comes from the coding sequence ATGAACTATAGAATTAGAAACAAATGGATAGTATCTTTTGCCGCTATAATGGTGCAGGTAGCTATTGGAGCTTTATATGCTTGGAGTTTGTTTAACGAACCGATTTCGGAAGCATTTGGGGTATCGAAAGATGTAGTAGTAATTACTTATTCAGTTTCATTGTTATCTTTCGCATTAGCAACAATATTATCAGGTAGACTACAATTAAAGATTGGACCTAGATTCACAACTTTAATGGGAGGGTTATTATATACAAGTGGTATTTTATTATCATCATTTGCAACAGATCCTTTAATGTTATATATAACTTATGGTGTAATTGCAGGAGCTGGAGTAGGATTTGTCTATGTGTGTCCATTATCTACATTAGTAAAATGGTTCCCTAATAGAAAAGGACTTGTTACTGGAGTAGCAACAGCGAGTTTCGCAATTGGTGGTTTCGTTTTTAAGATTTTAATTGGAAATATGTTTGACATAGGTGATGCTTTATATACTAATGAATTAGTTTCAAGTGTATTTTTAACATTAGCTGTTATTTATGGAGTTATGACTATTGGTGGAGCATTGTTACTTGATGTACCTGAAAAAGAGATTCCTGTTACAAAAGCATGTAAAGTTCAAAACTGGGATCATACAACAAAAGATATGTTAAAGACTACGAATTTCTATAAATTACTATTAAGTGATTTGCTGGCATTAATGCCAGGATTACTAATTATTGGTTTAGCTAAAGATATCGGTACTGATTTTGTTGGTTTAGAGTATGGACAAGCTGCTGGTATTGTAGGACTAATCGCATTGTTTAATGCAGGTGCTCGTCTGTCTTCGGGTATAATTGCAGATAAAATTGGTGCCTTAAAAGTATATAGAACAATGTACTTCATAACAATTATTGCATTAGCTATTTTAGCATTTGTACCACTTAGCTATCCGTTATTCTTATTAGCAATATTAGGAATTGTACTTGGATATGGGTCTTTCTTGTCTTTAGTACCAACAATTGTTGGTAGATTATTTGGTGGGAAGTTCTTTAGTGCAAATTATAGCTTGATATTCCAAGCTTATGGGATTGCTGCACTTATTGGACCAATTATTAAAAGAGAAAGTTCTTCATATAACATGACATTTATGATTGCGATGGGAGCTGCTATTGCAGGACTTGTAGTAGCAATGCTTATCAAGGATATTAAGGAAGATGAAGTAGAAGTTGTTTGTGAGGAATTAGAGTTAGCTTATAATAACTAA
- the artM gene encoding Arginine transport ATP-binding protein ArtM — MRLKVDKLFKSYDDKLILNNINIDIKDRSGIALIGASGAGKSTLLRLLSLIEIPEQGKICVNDHHLEDTNKDEYYKKIGFVFQSHTLFPHLTVLRNITIILEKVHNIVIEDAEKTALELLTKFDLQEHIHKYPKQLSGGQSQRVSIVRSLALNPEVMFLDEPTSALDPVLTQEVLQTILKLREEHMNFVIVTHEILFAKKAADYIIFMQDGRIIEQGDVAILDNPQTKELKDYLSNVFLWE, encoded by the coding sequence ATGAGATTAAAAGTTGATAAATTATTTAAATCATATGATGATAAATTAATTCTAAACAATATTAATATTGATATTAAAGATCGTAGTGGTATTGCATTAATTGGTGCTTCAGGTGCTGGAAAATCAACATTATTAAGATTACTATCTTTAATTGAAATACCAGAACAAGGTAAAATATGTGTCAACGACCATCATTTAGAAGATACAAATAAAGATGAGTATTATAAGAAGATTGGATTTGTTTTTCAATCACACACATTATTTCCTCATTTAACAGTATTAAGAAATATCACAATAATCTTAGAAAAAGTTCATAACATAGTTATTGAAGATGCTGAAAAAACAGCCTTAGAATTACTTACTAAATTTGATCTTCAAGAACATATTCATAAATATCCAAAACAACTTTCAGGAGGACAATCTCAACGTGTAAGTATCGTTCGTTCACTAGCCTTGAACCCTGAAGTGATGTTCTTAGATGAACCAACAAGTGCTCTTGATCCCGTATTAACTCAAGAGGTACTACAAACAATCCTTAAACTACGAGAAGAGCATATGAATTTTGTAATTGTAACTCATGAAATCCTGTTTGCAAAAAAAGCAGCAGATTATATTATCTTCATGCAAGACGGTAGAATCATTGAACAAGGTGACGTCGCAATTCTTGATAATCCACAAACAAAAGAATTAAAAGATTATTTATCAAATGTCTTTTTGTGGGAATAA
- the glnM gene encoding putative glutamine ABC transporter permease protein GlnM: MNKKNKNRMTYILALLTYGAFLALFIYLYPGRNNFDLSRLSEKSQLIFNGFLLTILISVVSLILSVIIGFVLYLAINSKNSYLKHLSTIYNEVIMGIPLVVFLTFMYFFIFAPFRQIFEFGNGVEPIIVGIIAISIYMGPYMKNAFEGAIKTIDHTQYQAMQVFGFTTYQKYRYIILPQLIKVIIPPLIGNFSYVIKSSTLLHVMLVNELYAEIKRASLSSLAIMEGYVLMFFLYLIITIPLLRLARWFERRYGV; encoded by the coding sequence GTGAATAAGAAGAATAAAAATAGAATGACATACATATTAGCCCTGTTAACCTATGGGGCTTTTCTTGCGTTATTCATTTATTTATATCCAGGTAGGAATAATTTTGATCTTTCTCGTCTTTCTGAAAAATCACAATTGATCTTCAATGGATTCTTACTAACAATTTTGATTAGTGTTGTTTCATTAATCTTAAGTGTAATAATTGGTTTTGTTTTATATTTAGCGATTAATAGTAAAAATAGTTATCTGAAACACTTGTCTACAATTTATAACGAAGTAATTATGGGAATACCTTTAGTTGTATTTTTGACATTTATGTATTTCTTCATCTTTGCTCCGTTTCGTCAAATCTTTGAATTTGGTAATGGTGTAGAACCAATTATAGTTGGGATTATAGCTATTAGTATTTATATGGGACCTTATATGAAAAATGCATTTGAAGGGGCAATCAAAACAATTGATCATACCCAGTACCAAGCAATGCAAGTATTTGGTTTTACAACATATCAAAAATACCGATACATCATATTACCTCAATTAATTAAAGTGATAATCCCACCGCTTATTGGTAACTTTAGTTATGTTATTAAATCATCAACATTACTTCATGTAATGCTAGTAAATGAATTATATGCAGAAATAAAAAGAGCTAGTTTATCTTCACTTGCCATCATGGAAGGATATGTCCTTATGTTCTTCTTATACTTAATTATAACCATCCCTCTATTGAGACTAGCACGATGGTTTGAAAGAAGGTACGGAGTATGA
- the artP_3 gene encoding Arginine-binding extracellular protein ArtP precursor: MKKIILAIMLVIFTLSLSACKIQSNVLVIGMDLNWPPFEDVDANGDPYGISVGLAEELGEYLGRDIKIIDMDFSNLIPAVDSGQIDVILASMTITADREDSVDFSEPYFFYPLITVMNKTFATDNNVTTKAQLFAVDGASFVGTASTISLTIPTVEATNPVINEVLDTEAAAASIITGAADAFIISASTAAAINNVNPDTTSLLWEAVDYSPIGMAVKEGRDDGLLEDLNEFIAGLEVNGVFDRLALKYDADIAADIPGKGLEIYLGE; encoded by the coding sequence ATGAAAAAGATTATTTTAGCAATTATGTTAGTGATATTTACGTTATCATTATCGGCATGTAAAATACAAAGCAACGTATTAGTAATTGGTATGGATTTAAATTGGCCACCATTTGAAGATGTAGATGCAAATGGGGACCCTTATGGAATAAGTGTAGGTCTAGCAGAAGAATTAGGTGAATACTTAGGAAGAGATATAAAAATCATCGATATGGATTTCTCTAACTTAATTCCTGCAGTAGATTCTGGACAAATAGATGTTATTTTAGCTTCAATGACAATTACTGCGGATAGAGAAGATAGTGTTGACTTTAGTGAACCTTATTTCTTTTATCCATTGATTACCGTAATGAATAAAACATTTGCAACAGATAATAATGTAACAACTAAAGCACAACTATTTGCAGTAGATGGAGCTAGCTTTGTTGGAACTGCTTCAACTATCAGTTTAACAATTCCAACTGTAGAAGCAACTAATCCTGTAATCAATGAAGTACTTGATACAGAAGCTGCAGCTGCTTCAATTATTACCGGTGCAGCTGATGCATTTATTATTAGTGCATCAACAGCAGCAGCTATCAATAATGTGAATCCTGATACAACAAGTCTATTATGGGAAGCTGTAGATTACTCACCAATTGGTATGGCAGTAAAAGAAGGACGCGATGACGGATTACTGGAAGATTTAAATGAATTTATTGCTGGGTTAGAAGTGAATGGTGTATTCGATCGTTTAGCTCTAAAGTATGATGCGGATATCGCCGCAGACATTCCTGGTAAAGGTTTAGAGATTTACTTAGGTGAATAA
- the sarZ gene encoding HTH-type transcriptional regulator SarZ, with product MDDLMNVISKINTEMSNYILTELNKSGVNDFSLSHGNILINFQNKEKMNYRELSRRVGKTPQTMTTLVRKLEKYGYLFLSVDQEDKRNKLVRLTEKGKAFLPGMFKISKGLYNIQYKDFSLDEKLVLKSLLAKLLNNFKGHDLDN from the coding sequence ATGGATGATCTAATGAATGTGATTTCCAAAATTAATACCGAAATGAGTAATTATATTTTAACTGAGTTAAATAAAAGTGGGGTTAATGACTTTTCTTTATCACACGGAAATATCTTAATCAATTTTCAAAACAAAGAGAAAATGAATTATAGAGAACTAAGTAGAAGAGTTGGGAAAACTCCGCAAACAATGACAACTCTAGTACGGAAATTAGAAAAATACGGTTACCTCTTTTTAAGTGTTGATCAAGAAGATAAACGAAATAAACTAGTGAGATTAACCGAAAAAGGTAAAGCTTTTTTGCCAGGTATGTTTAAAATTTCAAAAGGACTATATAATATTCAATACAAGGACTTTTCATTGGATGAGAAACTGGTTTTAAAGTCTTTACTAGCTAAACTACTAAATAATTTCAAAGGTCATGATTTAGACAATTAG
- a CDS encoding putative transcriptional regulatory protein → MGRKFEVRKAAMAKTMLKKSRLYSRYGKEIYMSAKQGGSNPDANLALKHLIDKAKKDQVPTDVIKRNVQKAEKGIGEDYTPIRYEGFGPNGVSFIVDTLTDNVNRTVSEVKNCFTKSNGNLGVSGCVEHGYKHLSYINVKGLDEEEVLETLLMADLDVLDLSEEEGVVEVEADGYELTKIQSTLEEAGAEIVDTEQGWYPIDSIKIDEETRKQFDKFMDMVNEVEDVQEVYHNVDLEVE, encoded by the coding sequence ATGGGACGTAAGTTTGAAGTGAGAAAAGCCGCAATGGCTAAAACAATGTTAAAGAAAAGTAGATTATATTCAAGATATGGTAAAGAAATCTACATGAGTGCTAAACAAGGTGGATCTAATCCAGATGCAAACTTAGCATTAAAACATTTAATTGATAAGGCTAAAAAAGATCAAGTACCAACAGACGTAATTAAACGTAATGTTCAAAAAGCTGAAAAAGGAATTGGTGAAGATTATACACCAATTCGTTATGAAGGATTTGGACCTAATGGTGTTTCATTTATTGTTGATACTCTAACAGATAATGTAAATAGAACAGTAAGTGAAGTTAAAAATTGTTTTACTAAATCAAATGGTAATCTTGGTGTTAGTGGATGTGTAGAACATGGATATAAACATTTAAGTTATATCAATGTTAAAGGTTTGGACGAAGAAGAAGTCTTAGAAACATTACTAATGGCTGATTTAGATGTCTTAGACTTATCTGAAGAAGAAGGCGTTGTTGAAGTTGAAGCTGATGGATATGAATTAACTAAAATCCAATCAACTTTAGAAGAAGCAGGTGCTGAAATCGTTGATACTGAACAAGGTTGGTATCCAATTGATTCAATAAAAATTGATGAAGAAACAAGAAAACAATTCGATAAATTTATGGACATGGTTAACGAAGTTGAAGATGTTCAAGAAGTATATCATAACGTTGATTTAGAAGTAGAATAA
- a CDS encoding hypothetical protein (Conserved virulence factor B), with protein sequence MNLIMGDYNTLTVLRETEFAYMLGNEETEIFLHKKQITRELEDGENVEVFLYYDNQKRITATMTKPIVDLDNPGFLDVVDVNHRLGIFLNMGLIKDLLLSRDDLPFIRNEWPQKGDRLFVRLRVSKNQLTAKFVPRFDINKYLKATEDLEVGKEYVAFNVYKTEEGNIFFTEEGHSIYVYFKHMRKEYRLGEKETIKVSIDKGNYQYSGTINKQKEIIISADALIIKKYLEENDGVMEYTDKSSSDDISIVFHMSKSAFKRALGSLYKQGLVLLEKDKTSLVNIDK encoded by the coding sequence ATGAATTTAATTATGGGTGATTATAATACTCTAACAGTCTTAAGAGAAACAGAATTTGCATATATGTTAGGTAATGAAGAAACAGAAATATTCCTTCATAAGAAACAAATAACAAGAGAATTAGAAGATGGAGAAAACGTTGAAGTTTTCCTTTATTATGATAATCAAAAAAGAATAACAGCGACAATGACAAAACCAATAGTAGATTTAGATAATCCAGGGTTTTTAGATGTTGTTGACGTTAACCACCGTTTAGGGATATTCCTGAATATGGGATTAATCAAAGACTTATTACTATCAAGAGATGATTTGCCATTTATTAGAAATGAATGGCCGCAAAAAGGCGATAGATTATTTGTCAGATTAAGAGTTTCTAAAAACCAATTAACTGCTAAATTTGTCCCTAGATTTGATATCAACAAATATCTAAAAGCGACAGAAGACTTAGAAGTAGGAAAAGAATATGTAGCGTTCAATGTCTATAAAACTGAAGAAGGTAACATCTTCTTTACAGAAGAAGGACATAGTATTTACGTCTACTTTAAACATATGAGAAAAGAATACCGTTTAGGTGAAAAAGAAACAATAAAAGTTTCAATAGATAAAGGGAATTACCAATATAGTGGAACTATCAATAAGCAAAAAGAAATTATCATTAGTGCTGATGCACTAATCATTAAGAAGTATTTAGAAGAGAATGATGGGGTTATGGAATATACAGATAAATCAAGTAGTGATGATATTAGTATTGTCTTCCATATGAGTAAAAGCGCCTTTAAAAGAGCTTTAGGTTCTCTATATAAACAAGGACTAGTATTACTAGAAAAAGACAAAACATCTTTAGTAAATATTGATAAATAA